A segment of the Lycium ferocissimum isolate CSIRO_LF1 chromosome 5, AGI_CSIRO_Lferr_CH_V1, whole genome shotgun sequence genome:
CCTGCTTCAGATAAGAGATACACATGAGGTATTTGTTCTTTCACATTTCATTTAAATCGTCTTTTTCTTGAGTTCCTTTATTCGATAATAAGGTTTTGCTACACGATGGAGCTTGCTTGTAGCACGTCGTGAGACTAGGCTAAAAGGCAGTTGAGCAACTCAAGCGAATTGCCTTGTTCTAACGTAGGACAagaacgatttttttttttttgataaggacGTAGGACAAGAACGATTAGAAACATACATGTAGAAATAGCAATCAGAGGGGGGTGGATCCAGTGCTTTCGCACTGGAACTTAAATCCATTATTCTAAAAGTACAACGAGTTCCATACTAAGTATCTTAAAAGTTGAATCCATCAAATTAAAATCCTTGATCCGGCTCTGTCAAAAGCCATGTTTTATGGCACTAATATCCCTAGAATAACTCAACTATACAAGCGGAgtgttctctttctttttctctctgaTTCTTTCTTGATTAGTCGCTTTTATTATCTGTTGATTGTGCTTAATTTATTCCGCAGAGGATAAGGCGAGGCCTCCTGTACATGAAACAAGAAGAGCAAGGTTGTCGACTACAATAATATTTGGTGAACATGTAATTAGTTCCTTTTACATGAAAGCAGGAGAAGGCTGCCACCTGCTACAAGTTTTGGTCAACCCGTAATTAGTTCCGTTAGTTGTACTATCATTGGTTGTTGTGTAAAGCTCATTTtgatttcaatattttttgatcCACATTCTGGTGGATCCTCAACCCAATTCTCCTTTCATAGAGATATATTGTtgacttcaattttttctttattgtaaAGGCCTGCACTGTTATTGAATTAGACTATTCTTTTTGTTGTAAACAGTGGGTCGACCCCGCAATACATTCAGTAAAGCCAAAACGACGATTATGTAAAGAGTGGATCTTTTCGTTTGGGTAGCAATACAATCCATATTGTGTTTGCTTCCTTCACCAAATCCATACCTTGTTGTTTCTATCTAATTGCTGCTACTTGTATCGATTCCTTCAAGTTATGCTCTGGAAGCTTGTTCAAGATCATCAATAAGATATTTACTGTTTTTATCATCTACTTTTCCGTCTTTATTCTGATTTTCTCTATACTTGTGGTGCTAGTGTCGGTTCTTCGTAATCGTTGGGTTTTTAGCGCAATGAGATAGGACTGTGAGTTGTGTTTCTGGAAATTATCTGTTACTATGTGACAGCTTTTTCATGGCATACAAGGAAGACTTGTAAATTTAGTTCATGGAGTAGTGGCTAGTGGacttatttctatatttattagGGCAATtggcaggaatgcccttattacagggtggtctttaagttttgcccttcaaaatggtggtctttaaagtTTAAAGCCCTTTAGGGAGCCATTTGTCGCGGGTTAAACCCCCACCTGCgcgaaaattaattttttttttttgcaaggcATAGAGTTATAACTTTGCCTTAAGACAGAAAGGGCAGAATTTGCAGACCCACGCAAGTTCTGCCTTTTTTTACAACTTCTGTTTTgcgaaaaaaatttaaattttcactGAGCGGGGGTTTGAATCTGTGATCAAGGGGTTCCTAGTGAAGGGGCAAaccttaaagaccaccaatttgaaggcaaaacttaaagacaaccccaaatgaagggcaatccgcgcaaaaaaaaagtatttattacAGCTGCACAGCTTAGATTTTAGCGTGCAAGGAAGCAAAAACATTTGAAggctcttatttttttttttttccaccgtCACTCGTTTTGACTAAAACGATCCTTGTTTTACAGCATAAAAATCCCAGAAAATCAGGTGGTTAATGTATTAGAACCAATTTAATCACGTGAATGAGAAAGAGCAACATTTGACTATTTGTGTCGTAAGACAGACCATAATCCGAACTTACTTAATTGACATTTGAGTAAAAGTTATAATCACTAACGatgtaaaaaaaattcaacattaTCCATGTAATTTAACGTGTTATAGTACGttatttactctattttttcAGGGTATCACGTCTGGTTTGTTATCAATAGTTACTTATTATTGCCCGTGATTTAACCTGGCAGTGAAAAAAATACTGTACACGGTTAGTCAAAAGGTTAAACTCTTGGCATTAGTAGAGAGAAATTAACATACCTAGAAATTCGGTGATTGGTCCCACATCTTGCATAACCAAAGGCTGATTATCTGATTCTTCTGTAATGATAGCCGTTTCCCTTCTCAAAGGTCAACCAATAAAAGAATTTCTTCAAGCATTATATTCCCAGCTGGATACGCGGTTTGGACTTTTGTGTTTGTTGGAAGTTAATCACATCATTTCTTAATTATAAAACGTTTTGAAGAAACAGTTTGTGGATAATTAACAGAATGATAATTCTTTCCCGAAAAAGTCTACAACTTTCAAAAACTACAAGAAGGCACGTTCTATCCTAACATGTTAACAACAAATGTTCACAATACTCTTCATTACAACTTACAAACATAAACGTGCTACACTCTCTTTCAAGAATTGCCTTTCATCATTTGCTATTCCTATTATGTCCATTCAACAATTTTAGTGTTCTGACATCTAACATCTTGCTCTCATACAACAAAAGATGAGAGGAAGAAAACACCCTTTTGTCACTTTTGCCTTTCTCGTAGTACTATTTTTTGCAAATGTAGCCACTTCAACTTCAAAGGGGACAAAATTTACGCCAGCCGATAACTATCTGATCAATTGTGGATCCCCTGATACCACTTTGCTTGATGATGGAAGGACTTTTAAGTCTGACCCTCAATCTGCTTCTTACTTGTCCACTGATGAAACTATTTTAGCTTCTGTTAAGTCTTTACAAGAAAAGGTCACTTCTTTTTCCTCAGAATCTTTGTTATATCACACAGCAAGAATATTTGAAAGTGAATCTATGTATAGGTTTCTTGTTTTTCAACCAGGCAGGCATTGGGTGCGTTTGTATTTTTATCCTCTTTCTCATCCAGATTACAATCTAACAAGTGCTATGTTCACTGTTACTTCTGATAGTATTGTTTTACTTCATGATTTCTCAGTGAAGGATACTAGTAAAGTTTTGTTCAAAGAATACCTTATCAATATTACTTCATCCCAATTCACCCTCAAATTTTCACCTTTGAAGAAATCTTTTGCTTTTATCAATGCCATTGAGTTTGTCTCAGCACCAGATGATCTCATTCCTGATTCAGCTGCTGCGGTTTCACCTGTTGGTGATTTCAATGGCTTGTCTCAGTTTGCTTTTGAAGTAAGTTATCGGCTAAATATTGGAGGGCCAATTGTTACACCTAAAAATGACACATTGTGGAGGACATGGTTGCCTGATGATCAGTACATGTCATTTCCGGAAGGGGCTCAGAATGTGTCGGTTCCTCTAAAGACAATCGTATATCCAGATGGAGGGGCGACGTCTTTGATTGCCCCGAAATCTGTTTATGCAACAGCTGATAGGATGGTGGATGCTGGGGTGCCAAACTCGAATTTTAAGCTAACATGGGAGATGGACGTTGATCCGAACTTTTCCTATTTGATCAGAATGCATTTCTGTGATATTGTGAGCAAAGGCCTAAATGAGTTGTACTTCAATGTCTATCTTAATGAGATGGTGGGAGTCTCAAGTCTTGACCTTTCAACACTGACTTCAGATTTGGCCACACCTTATTACAAAGACTTTGTGCTCAATGCCACAGCCATCACCAACGGCTCGATCATCGTACAGGTGGGCCCCGCGTCAAACGTTCAATCTATCCTTCCGAATGCCATCCTCAATGGCTTGGAGGTAATGAAGATAAGCAACATAGCTGGAAGCTTGGATGGTCTGTTCTCGTCTGGCAGACCCCACCCAGGCGTAATGCCAAGATCACGCGGAATGAAAATTGCTGCTGCTTTTGGATTAATATTAATGGTTACAACATTAATATTGCTTGTGATGTACATTGTTCGTTGGCGAAGGAGGCCAGCAAAGGGTTGGCAGAAGCAAAAGACATTCTCTTCATGGCTTCCTCTTAATGCCAGTTACTGCAGTTTCATGTCAAGCAAGAGCAAGACTAGTTGTTCAACAATCATATCCGCGGGCCTAAACTTTGGCCGCGTCTTTACTTTCAACGAAATCAAGAATGCAACGAAAAACTTTGATGAGAAAGCAGTCATTGGTGTTGGAGGCTTTGGAAAAGTGTACCTTGGTGAATCGGAAGATGGAACGAAACTAGCTATAAAACGAGGAAATCCATCATCCTCTCAGGGCATCAACGAATTCTTAACTGAAATTGAATTGCTATCCAAGCTTAGGCATCGACATCTTGTTTCGCTCATTGGTTATTGTGATGAACAATCAGAAATGATTCTAGTTTACGAGTACATGTCTAATGGTCCTCTTCGTGACCACATTTATGGTTCCGATTTGCCAACTCTAACATGGAGACAGAGGCTCGAAATCTGCATAGGAGCTGCTCGAGGGCTACACTATCTTCACACTGGATCAACTCAAGGAATTATACATCGCGATATAAAAACTACAAACATCCTCCTGGATGAGGACTTTGTTGCAAAGATGGCTGATTTTGGCTTGTCAAAAACCGGTCCTTCATTGGAGCAAACGCATGTCAGCACAGCAGTGAAGGGTAGTTTCGGGTACCTTGATCCTGAATACTTCAGAAGACAACAACTAACAGAAAAATCTGATGTGTACTCATTTGGGGTTGTTCTTTTCGAGGTATTATGTGCAAGGCCTGCACTTGATCCTGCATTGCCAAGAGAACAAGTGAATTTGGCTGAGTGGGCAATGCAGCAACACAGAAAGGGGTCTCTAGAGAAGATCATAGACCCTCATCTTGCAGGAACCATTAGCCCCGAGGCTTTAAGAAAATACGTAGAAGCGGCAGAGAAATGCTTGGCAGAATATGGGGTTGATAGACCTACAATGggagatgttttatggaatttaGAGTATGCTTTGCAGCTTGAATCAGCATCCCCACAGAGTGGTCTTCCATTGGAGAATGAGAATGAGAAGGAACATTCCAAGCCAAGTTCTTCAGAACAGCCTGTGATGAATTCGAAGGGCAATAAAGAAGATCAGCTCATTGACATCAATGATGATTCTGGAGTGGTGGTTGGTTCTCCTTTGTTTTTAGAAGGTTTTCAAGGAAGATAACTGAAATAACTTCAATCAAAGATGATcagcctttttatttttttggtttttctgcttttatgtttttttcacTTTACTTTTCAAGCAATCTTTGGGTTCTCTGTGGTTGATTTCCTGTTTAGTTTATGATGACTGGAGACATGCCAGATGTTTGTCTGTATCCAAGGATCTAATTGACTTTCCCTTCTAGTGCTTGTAGTTGTATTTTACCGATTTATCTTCGCTCAGGTGTTAATTTTCAAAAAGTAATGTTGCTATGTGATTTAGTATTTATAAACCCACTAAACTGTAAAATGGTGAAATATATGGTAGAAGCCATTCGTTAACACATTTGACTGGAAATACGAGTTACGCTAATTCTTGTTGGGTGGCGTTTCGGTGAATATATCGTCTTTCTACGCATAAAAAGAATAAACGCAAGTATACCAATAGAACTTCTTGTAGTAGTATTGAAAATACAGATGTAACATGCATCACATAACAAAAGCAATGACTTTTTGAAAccgactaaaaagaaaagtaagagaACTAACGACTCTAATTGAAAGGAAACGCCATAACAAGTGACTGTCGAAAATCCTAAAATTAGTTGGAATGAGAGACCCACACTTTTACTGAGAAAGTATATCATGTGTGCACATCTGGCAAAAGCCAGAACTATAGAAACATGATCACAAAATTGTTAAAAGTATAGGAAAGGAACATTACAAACCCATTAACATTGATATGTACAACAAAGTTTCTTATTGTTAACAAAATACACAATTGCACCAGACATCCTCTTCTTTCCAATCATTGTGGTGCCTCCAGCTGAATAATGAAAACAGCACAGAAATCCAGGAATAGGAACTGTGGACCGCTAATTCTTTGGAGATCAAGCAGGTATTTTTCGTCCTGAGTTTTGTAGAGCTGTAACAGTATTTTTGCAAATCCACATTAAAAAgattaaataaacaaaaaaaactccTACTAGTAGAATCAATGGAATTTTGTATTTAGTTggtctccctttttttttttttttttttttttttttggtgaacgCAAGTTCAACAATCGATGCAACTGAATACCAGAAGCTAAAATTGTTGTCCAACATTATGCCTTAAAAAAGAAACCACTTTGTTGAGAGCAAAAGATGATTTAAAAAAGATAATCATACCTGCATTTCAAACTTCACAGCAGGTTGTGGCTGTAAATGTGTACTTATGGCAGTTGCATTGCTAATAAAATGATCATCATTCATATGATTGCTGGTCATGCTATGAAGATCCAGATCATGACACCATAAACACCTCATATTATAGTGCCCAATTTTTTTCCATCGAACATTTAGTTCTTGTAGAGTCCCAAGAACCTGATTCATGATCTCCCTTGGATTTGCTGGAGACTGAAAAAGTAATCAACATCAAAATGAGgaaattcacacaatatttccattaCATATACAGCAAGAAAACTAACCTGAAGTCCAACTAGCCATTTTTTCTCTTTGGAAAATGGGTGTCTCAAACTCGATTCTTGAGAAATTCCGTTCCCAGTAGACAGTTGTAGATCAAGGTTTGGAAACAATCCTGGGGAATAACAATCCTGAAGAAACACAGGAAAGTAAATTACAAGGACCACCTAATGAGGGTGGAATACCTAAGACTATAGTAAATAGTTATCTGACATTTGAAGAAGCATAGCTCTAAACTTAAGGGAATAGGGTACGGAAGTTACACAAGTAATATTGTTTAAAGCCAGAGCCCAACTACAGTGCTCTCAAACTTGTAGTAAGAGCGAAATGTGAACCATAGTAGTGTATCTTGAAATTAGTCATATGCAGAAGACTATGACTCTTGACATGCTTTGCAGTTTTCAACTTCATATTATAGGAAGCCAACAGATTCAATCAAGCAAATATCAGGGTAACTGTCCCAACCGCAAACATGAAAGAGGATGGAAAATGCGCCACCTACTGAATTATAAGATTATTTTTAGACTCTCATACTATCAGTAAGAAGTTCAGAGGTAATAAGAAATTACAAGGTGAATCTAGAGTTAGGATATAGTTGGAGAACCGCAGAACATAGTAACATCTCTTCTTCCTTATTTGTACAAAAAGAGAGCAGCATGACTGTAGTCGGAGTATCTTCATTGTTATGGGATTTTCACAAATTCTAATTTTCCTATCTGACTCGTGACAATCACACAACAGCATGAACAGTTCTGCAGTTCACATATTCTTGTTGACAGAATGGATAGTATATGCAAGCCCAAAAAATTTATGCTATGAGAAACAATGAACTAAAAATAAGAGAGGGCATACCACAGATTCCTGAAACTCAGCTCCTAGATAGCCACTGGAAGCCATGGAACGGTTGTCGTACAGCAGATAGTATGCAACAGTAGCCTGGGACAGACACATAAAGGTATAAAGCAAGCTGAAGTAATTAAAAGGTTTACTACATTTCATCCCTTTGCAATCAATTTGATTGAAATCATGGAATGCGACCTCAAACTTAGTTGAATATATCTATAGATACATATACActcacagatatatatatacatatatatactagcaaactatgcccgtgcgatgcacggggcccaacatgattaatttggttactcaatttagttagtctttatggtttgtatattttgcaaaggataccgtgattctccttagtgagtctccatatttttttcttttcgtcttatttttccccttaatttctcaattgttgttaaaatttgtcttattttggttatgtccgcctttttttatatttagtaagttgacaattcaaatatcctacatgtcaagtttataatcataagattcaaaggatgttttattatattatacacatttttaatttagaaccacaagatagtctatctttatttcttaaactccgtgtctagtcaaacgtagacatttaaattgagacagagggagtatatgccaaatgaaggaaatgaaaggataattgagacactgcggacacgtggggacttaaaaagtaaacacacatgAGGTAATATTAATGTTACCTCATGTgtgtctatctttatttcttaaactccgtgtctagtcaaacatagacatttaaattgagacagagggagtatatgccaaatgaaggaaatgaaaggataattgagacactgcggacacgtggggacttaaaaagtaaacacacatgAGGTaatattaatgttaaacttctgaaatgtcCACATGTTAGTCCtggcttagagtacaatttcagttgctttttgtacaacttattgttgctgtgttcgtccacttgggcgtttgttgttaaaaaatacaaaaaaaaattatcttattttggttatgtccgcctctttttatatttagtaagttgataattcaaatatcatacatgtcaagtttataatcacaagattcaaaagatattttattatattatacacatttttaatttagaaccacaagatttgaaagtctatctttatttcttaaactccatgtctaGTTAAACgtaaacacttaaattgagacagagggagtatatgccaaatgtaGGAGATGAAAAGACAATTAAAACATTGTGGACCTGTGGGGACTTAAAaggtaaacacacaagaggtagaattaatgttcaacttcttAAATGTAAACATGTTAGTccctgcttagagtacaattttagttgctttttgtacaatttATTATTGTTGTGTTCATCCACCTTGGGGgtttatatataagaagaagaaaaatatagaatagagtacaatttcagttgctttttgtacaacttattatTGTTGTGTTCATCCACCTTGGGGttttatatataagaagaagaaaaatatagaatagaaaaatagacatgtacttttagtaatgtggccaagtaatatgggacgaagggagtacttcatttattaattcttaaagaacgtgaaaagtcaagtaatgtggccaagtaatataggatggagggagtaatttatttattaattcttaaataacgtgaaaagtcaaaagtgaacaagtaaaagtgcacggaggaaataaatgtgtcggagaattaaaattgaagtgcatacatgtatacatgtgaAGAGAacaaatattcagcaagaacgtgaaaagtcaaaagtgaacaagtaaaagtgcacggaggaaataaacatgtgtcggagaattaaaattaaagtgcatacatgagaagagaataaatattcagtactatgacatatatcaacgtgagatttattaattcttaaagaacgttaaaagtcaaaagtgaacaagtaaaagtgcacggaggaaataaatttgtgtaggagaattaaaattgaactgcacacgtctatacatgagaagagaataaatattcagcaagaacgtgaaaagtcaaaagtgagtaaaagtgcacagaggaaataaatgtgtcggagaattaaaattgaagtgcatacgtctatacatgagaagggaataaatattaagtattatgacatatgtccacgtgggataaaaaaaaatagttgggtaaagtgtacaagttttatggcttatggtacaagcattcattgcgtgtacagtttgtaaagcttttggtacaagtattTGGTGTTGTGTTGGTCCTCCTTAgaggtttatatatatatatatatatatatatatataatctcgCCCCAAGGGTCAGCAAATACACTGAAAAGCCTCAATCTCTAGTGTAGAAATGTAAAACACAAGTATATCTACAATCGCtggatttttttcattttccagTGCCCTATTATCAGGCATATGCAATATAGGAAACCCACAAGAATAGAACAGTAGCTACGACAAGAGACAGATTCACAGGTGTAAGAAGTAACATACATCATCTTGTATTCTCTTTTGCAAGGATTCGAGCAACTGGTCTCTATCAAACCCCGTCCTAGTTACACGCTGGACAATTTCCTCGTCAAGCTGCAGCAAGACAGCTTATAGTTACAGCAAGAATGAGTAGATAGACAGAATTGCATAGCATAGTATTTAACAAACAGACAATTATATGCATGAGGAGCGAGGTATACGGGATAGATGTGACAAGTTTTTGGCATCTCCAGTCAAAACGAGATTCTCTGCGATGGCAGCAAGAAACATAAGTTTTCCCTGATCCCGTTAAAAGGAATTGAAGATTGATAACAGTGTTTTGATGTTCGTTGGAAGTATACTTGATGATTCTTTTATGTCACCACTTGAATTAATACAAGAGTAAAAAGTGGAGAAACCACAAGAGTCAGTGTCCAGTATGAGTTTCCAGATATGCAGCAGCATATCTAGCAGGATTTGAAGGTAGCAGTTGACAAAAAGGGGTAAAACCAATTGGAACCGTTTCAGCATCGTACAAGATAATCTTTGTTATTACTTATTAGCATAATAATGTTACAGTTACCTTTTTAAGATGTTGCGTAGCATCAGGTGGAGGAACCGCCAAATAACGAGGAAGATGAATTTTGAACCACTGGTGCTGACGAATATCAGATATGGATATGCGCTTCATAGGGTCAACAATTAGCATCCTTGGTATCAAATCCCTAGCTAAAGGTGACAGATGACTTGGAAGGGTGTAGAGTCCACCCTGAATGAAACATGGTCAACCATGTAAAGAACCACTACCTCAAACTGCCAAAACTTGGAAAGTCTAGGGAAACCAGACAGAGAAGTAGATCAATGGATGTacctttattttcttgaaaaggtTAGGAATATTCTCATCATCGAAAGGAAGTGTACCACAAAGAAGAGCATATAAGATAACGCCACAACTCCAAACATCTACCTCCGGACCAGCATAAAGTTTCCCAGAGACAACCTGCAAATAAATGTTGTCTATTGAACTTCGGCCCTCCAGCTCAAAAGAGAAATGGTTATCTTAAAAATTACAAACTGTACGGTTTTCCACCTCAGGAGCTGCATAATTTGGACTTCCACAACTTGTCTTCAGAAAATGGCCATCTCGCATAATGTTGCTCAAGCCAAAGTCTGCTATCTTTACATTGCGTCTTGCATCCAAAAGCAGATTTTCAGGCTTAAGGTCCCGATGAACCACCCTATTCCTATGGCAGTACTCCACACCAGCAATAATCTGTCCCCAGTGAAACAACCAAGATCTTGTAAGACCTAAAGCCACTGTTAGAAGTGTCATTTGCACTATCAAAAGACCAAGATAAGAAAATCAACTCTACCTGCTGAAAAAAATGCCGAGCTTCTTCTTCCTGTAACCTGCCCTTTTCTACAATATAATCAAAGAGCTCCCCAGACTTAACATACTccatcac
Coding sequences within it:
- the LOC132055706 gene encoding serine/threonine protein kinase OSK1-like, with translation MSNRVGPTPECPFLGNYRVGKTLGHGSFGKVKIAEHLLTGHKVAIKILNRRKMKTPDMEEKLRREIKICRLFVHPHVIRLYEVIETSTDIYVVMEYVKSGELFDYIVEKGRLQEEEARHFFQQIIAGVEYCHRNRVVHRDLKPENLLLDARRNVKIADFGLSNIMRDGHFLKTSCGSPNYAAPEVVSGKLYAGPEVDVWSCGVILYALLCGTLPFDDENIPNLFKKIKGGLYTLPSHLSPLARDLIPRMLIVDPMKRISISDIRQHQWFKIHLPRYLAVPPPDATQHLKKLDEEIVQRVTRTGFDRDQLLESLQKRIQDDATVAYYLLYDNRSMASSGYLGAEFQESVDCYSPGLFPNLDLQLSTGNGISQESSLRHPFSKEKKWLVGLQSPANPREIMNQVLGTLQELNVRWKKIGHYNMRCLWCHDLDLHSMTSNHMNDDHFISNATAISTHLQPQPAVKFEMQLYKTQDEKYLLDLQRISGPQFLFLDFCAVFIIQLEAPQ
- the LOC132055705 gene encoding probable receptor-like protein kinase At5g61350; protein product: MRGRKHPFVTFAFLVVLFFANVATSTSKGTKFTPADNYLINCGSPDTTLLDDGRTFKSDPQSASYLSTDETILASVKSLQEKVTSFSSESLLYHTARIFESESMYRFLVFQPGRHWVRLYFYPLSHPDYNLTSAMFTVTSDSIVLLHDFSVKDTSKVLFKEYLINITSSQFTLKFSPLKKSFAFINAIEFVSAPDDLIPDSAAAVSPVGDFNGLSQFAFEVSYRLNIGGPIVTPKNDTLWRTWLPDDQYMSFPEGAQNVSVPLKTIVYPDGGATSLIAPKSVYATADRMVDAGVPNSNFKLTWEMDVDPNFSYLIRMHFCDIVSKGLNELYFNVYLNEMVGVSSLDLSTLTSDLATPYYKDFVLNATAITNGSIIVQVGPASNVQSILPNAILNGLEVMKISNIAGSLDGLFSSGRPHPGVMPRSRGMKIAAAFGLILMVTTLILLVMYIVRWRRRPAKGWQKQKTFSSWLPLNASYCSFMSSKSKTSCSTIISAGLNFGRVFTFNEIKNATKNFDEKAVIGVGGFGKVYLGESEDGTKLAIKRGNPSSSQGINEFLTEIELLSKLRHRHLVSLIGYCDEQSEMILVYEYMSNGPLRDHIYGSDLPTLTWRQRLEICIGAARGLHYLHTGSTQGIIHRDIKTTNILLDEDFVAKMADFGLSKTGPSLEQTHVSTAVKGSFGYLDPEYFRRQQLTEKSDVYSFGVVLFEVLCARPALDPALPREQVNLAEWAMQQHRKGSLEKIIDPHLAGTISPEALRKYVEAAEKCLAEYGVDRPTMGDVLWNLEYALQLESASPQSGLPLENENEKEHSKPSSSEQPVMNSKGNKEDQLIDINDDSGVVVGSPLFLEGFQGR